The Brassica oleracea var. oleracea cultivar TO1000 chromosome C6, BOL, whole genome shotgun sequence genomic interval GAGAAGTCGTCATTGACATCATCATCATCCCAGTCATCTTCCCACTGCTGGCCTACTTCCTTCACTTCCTCTTTCTCAACCCAATCTGCTCAAATATATATATATATATATATATAAAAAGATCTTTAGAGGCGAAGCTGTCAACGAGCATAACCACAGAGAAACCAAAGACATCTCAAGCCTCATTCCACAAGAGAACTATGTTTATCAATTCTTCTAAGCTAGGAACCAGATTCTCCCTTCTACCATATACTACACATCAGATCTACACATACAATACAGATACGCGCTGAATCTGATTATCCAGAAGCCAAAATCGAAGAATTAAAAGCTAATTAAGAAAGAAATATCACCTTCGTTAATTTCAAACTCCTCGAACTCATCGTCGTCCTCGAACAGATCCATCTTTACTTCTTCAGTCGTCGCCTTCTGCTCTGCCGCCATAGTTACAGATCGTCAAGCCTGAGAACTATAAATCACGCGAAAAATCGATAAGTAAAATTGACCCCAAAGTAGGAGGAAGGAGCGTGTAAGGAAAGGAACCCTAACCTCTCTAGAGCTATTTTAGATTAATGAAGCCGATTTTGTTTCTCTCCGATAACCAACAAGTCTAAAGCGACCGGCTTTCGTGGATCAGGCCCATTACGGGCAGTTAAGCAGTGGGCTTCAGAAGCTAGGCCCATTAATTAGTGGTTCTTGCACGCGTTGATCTGTATTTGTATTTTTCAGTTGTTACAAGTTTTCTTTTCCTGTTTTACTTTTGTGATATTATTTGAACTTGGTTATGCTGAACTTATACCAAATGTTGTATTC includes:
- the LOC106298815 gene encoding probable 26S proteasome complex subunit sem1-1, whose amino-acid sequence is MAAEQKATTEEVKMDLFEDDDEFEEFEINEDWVEKEEVKEVGQQWEDDWDDDDVNDDFSLQLRKELESDKK